The stretch of DNA AACGCTCGACGAGCAGGTCGCCGGCATCGTGGCGGTCCTCAACGCCGTGGCGACGCCGGACGAGCCGGTGGCGCTCGCGGGGCACTCGGGTGCCGGGCCGATGGTGCTCATGGCGGCGGACCAGCGACCCTCGCTCGTCGCGCACCTGCTCTACGTGGACACGTTCCCCGGGCCGGACGGTGCCGTGGTGAACGACGAGCTCCCCGTGGTGGACGGTGTCGTGCCGCTGCCGTCGTGGGACGTCTGGGAGCCGGCGACCGTGCGGGGGATGACGCCGGCGCTCCGCGAGGAGTTCGAGCGCCGGGCGGTTCCGGAGCCCGCTGCCGTGCCGACCGACCCCTTCCACTACGCGGACCCCGCTCGGCACCGGATCCCGGCGACCGTGGTGTCGTGCGAGATCCCGGCGGAGGACCTGGCGGCGATGGTCGCGGAGCACCACGCGTGGACGACCGAGCTCGTCGCGGTCGAGGACCTGACGATCGTGGGGCTCGAGACGGGGCACTGGCCGATGTTCACGATGCCTCGGGAGCTCGGGGAGCTGCTGGTGCAGGCGCTCGCGCCGCGGCCCACCGACGGCCCGTAGGCGTCGGCCGGCTCGGCTGCTGCTGCGGGCTCCACCCGGGCGTCGTCCTGGTCGCACGACTCGCCGCTCGCGGCCGTCCTGGTCGCACGACTTGCCGTCCGCCGAGTCGACCGACAGCATGTCCTGCGACGGGAAGTGGCCGGACCGGGCAGGGCGGGGAACGGAAGCCGGAGCGCCGGGGCCGAGTCGCGCCTCCAGGTCAGCGTCGGTGCGGCCCACCGGGAGGCCCGGCTTGCGACACGCGCGGCCGTCCCGTAACGTGGACCCCTGGTCCGCCGCGTCCGCGTGGCAGACCCAGTTGTTCCAAGCCCTCCGACCGTCGCGTACGCCGCGGTCGCGCGGTGCTCGCAGGTCCTTCGACAGGGCCAGCGGGTCTGGGCGGCGCGCACAACCCCCTCGCTGCGGTCACCTCCGGTGACGAGCGCGTGCGCGCCAGGCAAGTGACCTTGGGAGCGGCCGTCCGGTCGCTCGGTACCTCAGGAGGAAACCATGGCAGCAGTGTGCCAGGTGACCGGAGCCACCCCCGGCTTCGGACACAACATCTCGCACTCGCACCGCCGGACGAAGCGTCGCTTCGACCCGAACGTGCAGAAGAAGACGTACTACGTGCCCTCGCTTCGTCGTAACGTCACGCTCACGCTCAGCGCGAAGGGCATCAAGGTGATCGACGCACGCGGCATCGAGTCCGTCGTCAAGGATCTCCTCGCCCGTGGGGAGAAGATCTGATGGCCAAGAAGGGTCAGGACGTCCGTCCGATCATCAAGCTCCGCTCCACCGCGGGGACCGGGTTCACCTACGTGACCAAGAAGAACCGTCGCAACAACCCGGACCGCCTCGTGCTCAAGAAGTACGACCCGGTGATCCGCAAGCACGTCGACTTCCGTGAGGAGCGCTAAGCATGGCGAAGAAGAGCAAGATCGCGAAGAACAACCAGCGCGCCGAGGTCATCGCGCGCTACGCCGAGCGTCGTCTCGAGCTGAAGAAGGCCCTCGTGGACCCGAACGGCACCGACGAGTCGCGTGAGGCCGCCCGCGTCGGCCTGCAGAAGCTCCCGCGCGACGCGTCGCCGGTCCGCTACCGCAACCGCGACGCCATCGACGGTCGCCCCCGTGGCCACCTCGGTGAGTACGGCATCAGCCGTGTCCGCTTCCGCGACATGGCCCACCGTGGCGAGCTGCCGGGCATCACGAAGAGCTCCTGGTAAGCACCAGCTCCACCGAACGCCCCGTCCCTGCAGAGGGACGGGGCGTTCGTCGTCCCGGCCCCGGCGGGGTACATCGTCGCCACATCCGTCACTCGGACCCCTCCAGACCCTCCACAACCCCGGAAATCCGGGCGAGTCGGTCGTCCGGACACCGCACGGCTGGTAGGTTCGCTGACGGTTCCGCCGGGCGTCACCGTCCCCGGGGCCACCACGTCCAGGGCACCCCGCTCCGGGCGGGCGGGCGTCCCGACGTCCCACCGACACTGCAAGAAGTCCGAGGAGGACATCCATGGCTGACAAGTCACTGAACCGCACCGAGCTCGTCGCTGCCGTCGCGCAGGAGTCCGGCCAGAGCCAGGCCACCGTCAACGGCGTCGTCGACGCGCTGTTCAGCGTCGTCTCGTCGTCGGTCGCCGACGGCACCAAGGTCACGATCCCGGGCTGGATCGCCTTCGAGAAGACCCACCGCGCCGCGCGCACCGGCCGCAACCCGCAGACGGGTGACGCCATCGAGATCGCCGCGAGCGACTCGGTCAAGGTCAGCGCCGGCTCCAAGCTCAAGGCTGCCGTCAAGTAAGACCGCTCAGCAGCACCGGAAGGGACGGCCTCGGCCGTCCCTTCCGTCGTTCCCGGGGCCGGTCCGTCCGGCTGGTCCTGCTCCGGTACGTCCTCTCCTGCACAGCCGGGAGGCACCGCGCACCGCCCACAGGTCGGCCCACCGGCGTGCCGTGGTCGGCCGGGCACCGCCTAGGCTTGTCGGGTGGACCGGATCGCACGCATCGCCGGCCCCGCCGTGCTGCTGCTCGTCGGGTTCGTCTCGCTCCTCGTCGCCCTCGTGATCGGCGGCGGGGCGGATCGTGCGCTCATCGCGGACCCGGGCGCGGTCGTGCGCTTCGGCCTGCCGATCGCCCGACTCGTCGTCGACCTCTCCGCAGCGGCCACGATCGGCGGCCTGGCGCTCACCGTCGTCGGACTCTCCCGCACCCGACCCGAGTGGAACCGTGCGATCGACGTCGCCGCGGGTGCAGCCGGGGTGTGGACCGTCGCCGCTGCGGCCACGACCTTCTTCACGTTCCTGTCCGTCGCCGGGTCGGCCCTGAGCCTCGACGAGCAGTTCGGCCAGTCGATGGGGGTGTTCCTCACCGGCACCGACCTCGGCACCGCGTGGCTGGTCTCCGTGCTCGTCGCAGCCGCCGTGACGGTCCTCTGCTTCGCGGTCCGCGGTCGGGGCATGGTCGCCCTCACCGCCGGGGTCGCGATGGTCGGGCTCGTCCCGCTCGCGCAGCAGGGGCACGCCGCCGGGACCGCGAGCCACGACTCGGCCGTCACCGCGCTCGGGTTGCACCTGGTCGGCGCCGCGCTGTGGGTCGGCGGGCTGCTGCTCGTCGTGCTCCTGCGCGGCGTGCTGCCCGGTGACCGGCTGCCGCTCGTCGTCGCCCGCTACTCGAGCATCGCGCTCGGCTGCTTCGTGCTCGTCGCCGTGTCGGGGACGGCGTCCGCGATCATCCGCGTGGGCACCCCGGCGAACCTGTTCACGCCCTACGGCGTCCTCGTGCTCGTCAAGACCGCGGCGCTCGTCGCCATCGGCGTGCTCGGTGCCGTGCAGCGTCGGCGGACGATCCGGTCGCTCACCGACGATCCAGGACGCCGTGGTCCGTTCTGGACCCTGGTGCTGGTCGAACTCGCCGTCATGGGGGTGGCGAGCGGGTTCGCCGCGGCCCTCGGGCGCACCGCGACCCCGGTCGGCGAGGTCGCCCTCAGCAAGACCACGAACCCGACGCCCGCCGAGCTGCTGACGGACGACGCGCTCCCGGGCGACCCGGGCTCATGGGGGTGGCTCACCGCCTGGAACGTCGACCTGTTCTGGCTGATGGCCGCGGTGCTCGTCGCCGCCGCGTACGCCGCCGGCGTGGTCCGACTGCGTCGTCGTGGCGTCCCGTGGCCGGTGCGCCGCACGGCCGCCGCCGCGATCGCGGTCGTGACGCTGGTCGTGGCGACGTCCGGCTCGCTGCACACCTACGACCGGTTCCTGGTGTCCGCCAACGTCGGCGCGCACGTGCTGCTCGGCCTCGTCGTCCCCGCGCTCCTGTGGGCTGCGGCGCCCGTGCAGCTGATCCGGGCCGCCGTGCACCCGCGCGACGACGGGTCGACCGGCGTCCGCGAGTGGACGGGCCTGCTCGTCGACAACGGCGTCGTCCGGTACCTCGCGCAGCCCTTCCCGTCCTTCGTGCTCCTCGCCGCGGTGTGGTGGGGCCTGTACGCCACGCAGGTGCTGCGGTGGTCGGTGAGCGACCCCGCCGGGCGCACCCTGGTCGACGTCGGGCTCCTGCTCGTCGGGCTGCTCGCCGTCCCCACGCTCCTCACACCCGTGGCCGCCGGTGCCCGGGCAGCGAGCACCGGCGCGGCGCTCGTGCGGGTCGTCGGCGCGGTCGTGGTGGCAGCGGGCGCCGTCTCCCTCGGCATCGCGATGCAGGGGCCGCTCGGGCTGCTCCAGGCGTCGTGGTTCGGCGCGATGGGCCGCGAGTGGGGGCCGACCCCGCTCGAGGACCAGGCCCGGGCCGGTGTCGTCCTCGTCGTCGCGGGGATCGCGTTGCTCGTGACGGTCGTCGTCGTGACGCTGGTCCGACTGCGTGGCAACCGTCCCGCGCCCGACCGCTCGCCGGCGGACGGGGCCGGCGGGGACACTGCGCCGGCTGATCCGGCAGCGGCAGCCGACCCGGCCGCGCTGGCGGGCCCGGCGGCTGCGGGGACGGGCGACCGGTGAGCGTCGCGCTCAGTGCCGAACAGCGGGCGGTGTTCGAGTACATCGAGCACACCCGCGACCACGTCTTCATCACCGGACGGGCGGGGACGGGGAAGTCGACGCTCCTCAACCACCTGTCGTGGAACACCGAGAAGCAGGTCGTCATCTGCGCTCCGACCGGCGTCGCCGCGCTGAACGTCGGCGGCCAGACGATCCACTCGCTCTTCCGGCTGCCGATCGGGCTCATCGCCGACGCCGAGCTCCGGCAGGGCCCGGACACCCGGAAGCTCCTCAACACGATCGACACCCTGGTCATCGACGAGGTCTCGATGGTCAACGCCGACCTGCTCGATGCGATGGACCGCTCGCTCCGCAAGGCCCGGGGACGCCAGTTCGAGGCGTTCGGCGGCGTGCAGGTCGTCATGTTCGGCGACCCGTACCAGCTCCCCCCGGTCCCCGGCGACGGCGACGAGCGCGCTTACTTCACCGACCACTACCGGTCGATGTGGTTCTTCGACGCGAAGGTCTGGCTCGAGGCCGAGCTGCACATCGTCGAGCTCGCGACCGTGCACCGGCAGCGCGACGACGCGTTCGCCGCGATGCTCACGGCGGTACGGCACGGTCGGGTCACCGCGGACATCGCCGGGCAGCTCAACACCGCCGGTGCCCGACCGGCCCCGGACGACGCCATCACGCTGGCGACCCGCAACGACACGGTGTCGCGCATCAACAAGGCGGCCCTCGACCGGCTGCCCGGGAAGGTGAAGACCGCCCGGGCCGACGTCAACGGCGACTTCGGAGGACGGAACTTCCCGGCTGACGAAGCCCTCGAGCTGAAGCCCGGCGCGCACGTGATGTTCCTGCGGAACGACCCGGACCAGCGCTGGGTGAACGGCACACTCGGTGTCGTGACGACCATCCGGGACACCGTGTGGGTCGACGTCGACGGGGAGTCCTTCGAGGTCCAGCCGTCCGTCTGGGAGAAGTTCAAGTACTCCTACGACCCGGACAAGAAGGAGCTCAAGAAGGACACCGTGGGGGAGTTCCAGCAGTTCCCCCTGCGCCTGGCCTGGGCGGTCACGATCCA from Curtobacterium sp. SGAir0471 encodes:
- a CDS encoding alpha/beta fold hydrolase; the protein is MHVILVPGFWLDASAWDEVTPVLQEAGHAVQAITRTGATLDEQVAGIVAVLNAVATPDEPVALAGHSGAGPMVLMAADQRPSLVAHLLYVDTFPGPDGAVVNDELPVVDGVVPLPSWDVWEPATVRGMTPALREEFERRAVPEPAAVPTDPFHYADPARHRIPATVVSCEIPAEDLAAMVAEHHAWTTELVAVEDLTIVGLETGHWPMFTMPRELGELLVQALAPRPTDGP
- a CDS encoding HU family DNA-binding protein codes for the protein MADKSLNRTELVAAVAQESGQSQATVNGVVDALFSVVSSSVADGTKVTIPGWIAFEKTHRAARTGRNPQTGDAIEIAASDSVKVSAGSKLKAAVK
- a CDS encoding ATP-dependent DNA helicase; this translates as MSVALSAEQRAVFEYIEHTRDHVFITGRAGTGKSTLLNHLSWNTEKQVVICAPTGVAALNVGGQTIHSLFRLPIGLIADAELRQGPDTRKLLNTIDTLVIDEVSMVNADLLDAMDRSLRKARGRQFEAFGGVQVVMFGDPYQLPPVPGDGDERAYFTDHYRSMWFFDAKVWLEAELHIVELATVHRQRDDAFAAMLTAVRHGRVTADIAGQLNTAGARPAPDDAITLATRNDTVSRINKAALDRLPGKVKTARADVNGDFGGRNFPADEALELKPGAHVMFLRNDPDQRWVNGTLGVVTTIRDTVWVDVDGESFEVQPSVWEKFKYSYDPDKKELKKDTVGEFQQFPLRLAWAVTIHKSQGSTYDRAVVDLGNRVFSAGQTYVALSRLTSLEGLYLTRPLRPQDIIVDLDVRRFMSEAPRVVATELEASPRPDDA
- the rpmG gene encoding 50S ribosomal protein L33, giving the protein MAKKGQDVRPIIKLRSTAGTGFTYVTKKNRRNNPDRLVLKKYDPVIRKHVDFREER
- a CDS encoding cytochrome c oxidase assembly protein; amino-acid sequence: MDRIARIAGPAVLLLVGFVSLLVALVIGGGADRALIADPGAVVRFGLPIARLVVDLSAAATIGGLALTVVGLSRTRPEWNRAIDVAAGAAGVWTVAAAATTFFTFLSVAGSALSLDEQFGQSMGVFLTGTDLGTAWLVSVLVAAAVTVLCFAVRGRGMVALTAGVAMVGLVPLAQQGHAAGTASHDSAVTALGLHLVGAALWVGGLLLVVLLRGVLPGDRLPLVVARYSSIALGCFVLVAVSGTASAIIRVGTPANLFTPYGVLVLVKTAALVAIGVLGAVQRRRTIRSLTDDPGRRGPFWTLVLVELAVMGVASGFAAALGRTATPVGEVALSKTTNPTPAELLTDDALPGDPGSWGWLTAWNVDLFWLMAAVLVAAAYAAGVVRLRRRGVPWPVRRTAAAAIAVVTLVVATSGSLHTYDRFLVSANVGAHVLLGLVVPALLWAAAPVQLIRAAVHPRDDGSTGVREWTGLLVDNGVVRYLAQPFPSFVLLAAVWWGLYATQVLRWSVSDPAGRTLVDVGLLLVGLLAVPTLLTPVAAGARAASTGAALVRVVGAVVVAAGAVSLGIAMQGPLGLLQASWFGAMGREWGPTPLEDQARAGVVLVVAGIALLVTVVVVTLVRLRGNRPAPDRSPADGAGGDTAPADPAAAADPAALAGPAAAGTGDR
- the rpmB gene encoding 50S ribosomal protein L28, with the protein product MAAVCQVTGATPGFGHNISHSHRRTKRRFDPNVQKKTYYVPSLRRNVTLTLSAKGIKVIDARGIESVVKDLLARGEKI
- the rpsN gene encoding 30S ribosomal protein S14, whose amino-acid sequence is MAKKSKIAKNNQRAEVIARYAERRLELKKALVDPNGTDESREAARVGLQKLPRDASPVRYRNRDAIDGRPRGHLGEYGISRVRFRDMAHRGELPGITKSSW